Proteins encoded within one genomic window of Oryza glaberrima chromosome 12, OglaRS2, whole genome shotgun sequence:
- the LOC127757702 gene encoding asparagine--tRNA ligase, cytoplasmic 2-like has protein sequence MAASSSSTSFSSSSSHEGDAGSSYIECFKYSRRATLRSVVGRPDGGAGLVGERAVVGGWVRSSAVVRARRAAAGPASPSRKPEVEATGLTCTEVLMSRVPLIRCIARLMAGGITAAASAGGSARRPAVGTALVRINDGSCVADLQIVVDSALLPLDQITATGACVLVEGKIEQVEGTLPQYVVQMKVEKILHIGPVDSEKYPRSNAHSSPDLVRGYPHLAARTATVASTARVRSELVHAVHAFFQSNGFFHVNTPTITTTTATSAGNHGKMLRLTRLFSKSDNGNRITPEAVRAAIKEKTKQVEALKRSESNREALEAAEQDLQRANALSRQLEQGASAESSQDEFFHRPAYLTPCHTLHLETYACALSSVYTFSPVFQAESESLDSDRSLAERWTVDVELAFAELEDAISCAEDCVKSLCSTVSKDCSDELKFLSSNQAGDATSSVIEAAVSSPWQKIKYTEAVNTLLQVTDKTFESKLELGMPLSREHLSYLADDLYKKPVIIYDYQKQLKPFYARLKEDLKTVSAFDLVVPKVGIVACGAQKEERMDNLTSRIEESGLQVEQLEWYLDTRRHGTVKHSGFSIDLESLILFVTGLKDVRDAIPFHRTKGHAKC, from the exons atggcggcctcctcctcctccacgtcgTTCTCTTCGTCTTCGTCCCACGAAGGAGACGCGGGCTCGTCGTACATAGAGTGCTTCAAGTACTCGAGGCGCGCCACGCTCCGCTCCGTCGTTGGCcgccccgacggcggcgccgggctggTCGGGGAGCGCGCGGTGGTCGGCGGATGGGTGAGGTCGTCCGCCGTCGTCAGGGCGAGGCGCGCTGCTGCTGGCcccgcgtcgccgtcgaggaAGCCCGAGGTGGAGGCCACCGGGCTGACGTGCACGGAGGTGCTCATGTCCAGGGTGCCACTCATCCGCTGCATCGCCAGGCTCATGGCCGGTGggatcaccgccgccgcctcggcgggCGGAtccgctcgccggccggccgtcggcACGGCGCTGGTGCGCATCAACGACGGCTCCTGCGTGGCTGATCTCCAG ATAGTTGTGGACTCTGCACTGTTGCCTCTTGATCAAATCACCGCTACTGGAGCTTGTGTTCTTGTGGAAGGCAAGATAGAGCAGGTGGAAGGGACATTGCCGCAGTATGTTGTGCAGATGAAGGTGGAGAAGATTCTGCACATTGGTCCTGTGGATTCAGAGAAGTACCCTAGGTCGAATGCTCATTCATCTCCGGATCTTGTCAGGGGCTACCCGCATCTCGCTGCTCGTACAGCGACG GTTGCATCAACTGCTCGTGTACGGAGTGAATTGGTCCATGCTGTCCACGCATTTTTCCAATCCAACGGATTCTTCCATGTGAATACACCCAcgataacaacaacaacagcaaccAGTGCAGGAAACCACGGCAAAATGTTACGATTAACCCGCCTTTTCAGCAAATCAGACAATGGCAATAGGATCACACCTGAAGCTGTCAGGGCTGCCATCAAGGAGAAGACGAAACAAGTTGAAGCACTAAAGAGAAGCGAAAGCAACAGAGAAGCCCTCGAAGCTGCAGAGCAGGATCTTCAGAGGGCAAATGCTCTTTCAAGGCAGCTCGAGCAAGGAGCAAGTGCAGAGTCCTCCCAAGATGAGTTCTTTCACCGCCCAGCCTACCTGACACCTTGCCATACACTTCATCTCGAGACATACGCCTGTGCACTCAGCAGCGTCTACACATTCAGCCCGGTGTTCCAGGCTGAGAGTGAGAGCTTGGATTCAGACAGGTCTCTGGCTGAGAGGTGGACAGTCGATGTCGAGCTCGCTTTCGCCGAGCTTGAG GATGCAATCTCCTGCGCCGAGGATTGTGTGAAGTCACTCTGCAGCACGGTGTCGAAAGATTGTTCAGATGAGCTGAAGTTTCTGTCGTCCAATCAGGCAGGTGATGCCACTAGTAGCGTTATTGAAGCTGCAGTGTCAAGCCCCTGGCAAAAGATTAAGTACACTGAAGCTGTCAATACTCTTCTTCAG GTCACGGATAAAACTTTTGAATCGAAACTTGAGTTGGGCATGCCACTGTCTCGTGAGCATCTGAG TTATCTGGCTGATGATTTATACAAGAAGCCAGTAATCATATATGATTACCAGAAACAGCTAAAGCCATTTTATGCACGCCTGAAGGAAGACCTGAAGACAGTCTCTGCCTTTGACTTAGTTGTGCCAAAG GTTGGCATCGTAGCATGTGGAGCTCAGAAGGAGGAAAGGATGGATAATTTAACCTCAAG GATTGAGGAGTCAGGGCTGCAGGTTGAGCAGCTGGAATGGTATTTGGACACACGCAGACATGGCACTGTAAAGCACTCTGGTTTCAGCATAGACTTGGAGAGCCTCATCTTATTTGTCACCGGCCTCAAGGATGTCCGAGACGCCATCCCCTTCCATCGAACCAAAGGTCATGCAAAATGTTAG
- the LOC127756664 gene encoding uncharacterized protein LOC127756664: MATLLFSLAPSPRLLLPLRRLDPKPLLRPKPLLLLSTAMGSPARAQPSSWRSAGRPPPQQQWSCATCTLDNPGHSRACDACGNSRPVEVDGDAVAKAQTPTLPTMSTPPARASTSSGCGAGRPPTERKWSCAACTLDNPGHSRACEACGNSRPMEVVAVDDDDEDALDLGALAGASFLPLQRRSMKRERAASPEVVGVCADEGDGAKGGEDKPAKKKACAEIILDKKTFKIMTYNVWFHEDLELCRRMDALGDLIKNHNPDLICFQEVTPNIYLLLQKSDWWQEYRCSLSNSMAMQRKYYCMQMSKLPVESFDCTPFSNSIMGRELCVAHVKTGGAVKLVLATSHLESPMPGPPTWDQMYSTERVAQANESLKILGSFRNVIFCGDMNWDDKGDGPFPLPAGWTDAWIELKPGEDGWTYDTKANSMLSANRKLQKRLDRFVCKLADFKINSIQMIGKDAIPGLSYVKEKKVRKEVRKLELPVLPSDHFGLVLSITLES, from the exons ATGGCtactctcctcttctccttggCCCCGtcccctcgtctcctcctcccactccgcCGCCTCGATCCCAAACCCCTACTCCGCCcaaaacccctcctcctcctctccacggCCATGGGTTCCCCGGCGAGGGCTCAGCCTTCCTCGTGGCGCAGcgcggggcggccgccgccgcagcagcagtgGTCCTGCGCCACCTGCACTCTCGACAACCCCGGCCACTCCCGCGCCTGCGACGCCTGCGGCAACTCGCGACCCgtggaggtcgacggcgacgccgtcgccaaAGCCCAGACCCCAACTCTCCCGACCATGTCGACCCCTCCGGCGAGGGCCTCGACTTCTTCGGGTTGCGGGGCGGGCCGGCCGCCGACTGAGCGGAAGTGGTCCTGCGCCGCCTGCACGCTCGACAACCCCGGCCACTCCCGCGCCTGCGAGGCGTGCGGCAACTCTCGCCCCATGGAGGtagtcgccgtcgacgacgacgacgaggacgcccTGGACCTGggcgccctcgccggcgcctcGTTCCTCCCGCTCCAGCGGCGCTCCATGAAGAGGGAGcgcgcggcgtcgccggaggTCGTGGGAGTGTGCGCCGACGAGGGAGACGGCGCCAAGGGCGGGGAGGATAAGCCCGCCAAGAAGaaag CATGTGCTGAGATTATTTTGGATAAGAAGACCTTCAAAATCATGACATACAATGTCTGGTTTCATGAGGATTTGGAATTGTGTAGAAGGATGGATGCTCTTGGGGATCTTATTAAGAACCACAACCCTGACCTTATATGCTTCCAG GAGGTTACACCAAACATATATCTGCTTCTACAAAAATCTGACTGGTGGCAAGAATACCGATGCTCGCTGTCGAATAGCATGGCTATGCAGCGGAAATATTACTGCATGCAG ATGAGCAAATTGCCTGTTGAGTCTTTTGACTGCACTCCATTTTCCAACTCAATAATGGGAAGAGAACTGTGTGTAGCACATGTCAAAACTGGAGGTGCAGTTAAGCTAGTGCTGGCCACTAGCCACCTTGAGAGTCCAATGCCTGGGCCTCCTACTTGGGATCAGATGTACAGCACGGAACGAGTTGCTCAGGCAAACGAATCTCTCAAAATTTTGGGATCCTTCCGCAATGTAATATTTTGTGGCGATATGAACTGGGATGACAAAGGAGATGGGCCCTTCCCCCTACCAGCTGGCTGGACCGATGCTTGGATTGAGTTGAAGCCGGGTGAAGATGGCTGGACTTATGACACAAAAGCTAACAGTATGCTATCAGCCAACCGTAAGTTACAGAAGAGATTGGACCGATTCGTGTGCAAGCTGGCAGATTTCAAGATTAACAGCATCCAGATGATCGGGAAGGATGCGATACCTGGTCTCTCATATGTCAAGGAGAAGAAGGTCCGCAAGGAAGTTCGCAAACTGGAACTTCCTGTCTTACCCAGTGACCACTTTGGACTTGTTTTGAGCATTACTCTTGAAAGCTGA
- the LOC127756274 gene encoding uncharacterized protein LOC127756274, with product MATNLHLLLELGFRFNPSPEEVVTYYLPRLIAGHPPKDTESCIHRANVYGAEPRELAAQFAPVARSSNGDRFFLTECKRIKGKVSRVAGGGSWVSQTSKDIKNREGIKVGEAKNFRFKKDGTNTDWLMEEYHLCLRQASDLEPVLCRVYVSPRAAKDSAAHQESAALTPQEPAPPLAHAPAPAPIQEPAALPRQELAPAPPRLEAVITQQQATMKMGGSVPASKAARQSCVTASAPPPRRVAPQPAPPSLRTAPAAVAPPRQVPVITQQQAPPLKRPAPPVPSPPCAKKIRGPVSASPVARQSCVAASAPPPWCVPPPPRPAPPSRRVMAPLPTYPMDPFETPPSPHAPRHDPFEPPPSPDPPIQSYAIDPPIQSYAMDPFEQPPSPYAPHGVDDMDEFTRSLEAQLEEADGDEIAAATVAPPMAQNVAPDDDMDEFTRSLEAQLEEADGDDKIDDDEIDEEIFQIPLKD from the coding sequence aTGGCGACCAACCTCCACCTTCTCCTCGAGCTAGGATTCCGCTTCAACCCCTCACCGGAGGAGGTCGTCACCTACTACCTCCCACGCCTCATTGCCGGCCACCCGCCCAAGGACACCGAGTCCTGCATCCACCGAGCCAATGTCTACGGCGCCGAGCCCAGGGAGCTCGCAGCCCAGTTCGCGCCCGTGGCGAGGAGCTCCAATGGCGACCGGTTCTTCTTAACCGAGTGCAAGCGGATCAAGGGGAAGGTCTCTCGCGTCGCAGGCGGTGGCAGCTGGGTCTCTCAGACCAGCAAGGATATCAAGAACAGGGAGGGGATCAAGGTCGGGGAAGCCAAGAATTTCCGCTTCAAGAAAGATGGCACGAACACGGATTGGTTGATGGAGGAGTACCACCTCTGCCTCCGACAAGCCAGCGATCTCGAGCCCGTCCTCTGCCGGGTGTACGTCTCTCCCAGGGCGGCCAAAGATTCGGCGGCGCACCAAGAATCCGCCGCTCTCACGCCCCAAGAACCTGCGCCGCCGCTGGCTCATGCTCCCGCACCGGCTCCGATTCAAGAACCAGCCGCTCTGCCTCGTCAAGAACTCGCGCCTGCGCCACCACGTCTCGAGGCCGTGATCACGCAGCAGCAAGCGACCATGAAGATGGGAGGTTCTGTCCCGGCAAGCAAGGCGGCGCGCCAGAGTTGCGTGACGGCGtccgcgccaccaccgcgaCGTGTGGCTCCGCAACCGGCACCTCCGTCACTGCGTACTGCACCGGCGGCTGTTGCGCCGCCACGGCAAGTGCCCGTGATCACGCAGCAGCAGGCGCCTCCCCTGAAGAGGCCCGCCCCGCCggtcccctcgccgccgtgcgccaagAAGATCAGAGGACCTGTCTCGGCAAGCCCGGTGGCGCGCCAGAGCTGCGTGGCggcatccgcgccgccgccatggtgtgtgcctccgcctccgcgaccgGCACCACCGTCAAGGCGCGTCATGGCGCCACTGCCGACTTATCCGATGGATCCGTTCGAGACACCACCGTCGCCTCATGCACCCAGGCATGATCCGTTCgagccaccaccgtcgcctgATCCACCCATCCAGAGCTATGCGATCGATCCACCCATCCAGAGCTATGCGATGGATCCATTCGAGCAACCGCCGTCGCCATACGCACCACATGGCGTTGATGACATGGACGAGTTTACGAGATCGCTGGAAGCTCAGCTAGAAGAAGCCGATGGTGATGAAATTGCTGCAGCGACTGTTGCTCCTCCCATGGCACAAAACGTTGCGCCCGATGACGACATGGACGAGTTTACGAGATCGCTGGAAGCTCAGCTGGAAGAAGCAGATGGTGATGAcaagattgatgatgatgagattgACGAGGAAATTTTCCAAATTCCGCTGAAGGACTAA
- the LOC127757078 gene encoding histone H3.2-like — MARTKQTAKKSTAGNVPRKLLVMKVARKSAPMMAGLKKPHRFNPWIVALREIRTYQKSTELLIRKLPFQRLVQEITQDIRSYVRFQSSAMAALQEAAETYLVGLFEDTNLCVIHAKRVTIMPKDIQLTHRIGGEKA; from the coding sequence ATGGCCCGCACAAAGCAGACGGCAAAGAAGTCCACTGCCGGCAATGTGCCGAGAAAGCTGCTGGTGATGAAGGTGGCACGCAAGTCAGCACCGATGATGGCAGGGCTAAAGAAGCCACACCGCTTCAATCCATGGATCGTCGCACTCCGAGAGATCCGCACATACCAGAAGAGCACAGAGCTGCTAATCCGCAAGCTCCCCTTCCAACGGCTGGTGCAGGAGATCACGCAGGACATTAGGTCCTATGTCCGCTTCCAGAGCTCTGCCATGGCAGCACTGCAGGAGGCTGCCGAGACCTACCTTGTGGGGCTCTTCGAGGACACCAACCTCTGTGTCATCCATGCCAAACGCGTCACCATCATGCCCAAGGACATCCAGCTCACACACCGCATCGGGGGCGAGAAGGCCTAG